A section of the Ornithinimicrobium sufpigmenti genome encodes:
- the recA gene encoding recombinase RecA, whose amino-acid sequence MAQIEKQHGKGSVMRLGDEERPPIQVIPTGAIALDVALGVGGLPRGRVVEIYGPESSGKTTVALHAVASAQKAGGIAAFIDAEHALDPEYAKKLGVDTDALLVSQPDTGEQALEIADMLIRSGALDIIVIDSVAALVPRAEIEGEMGDSHVGLQARLMSQALRKITGALSSTGTTAIFINQLREKIGVMFGSPETTTGGKALKFYASVRIDVRRIETLKDGTDAVGNRTRAKIVKNKVSPPFKQAEFDILYGHGISREGGLIDMGVEHGFVRKSGAWYTYEGEQMGQGKENARQFLKDNPDLADEIDRKIKTKLGIGVPTPTDDLPAGVDPVTGEVSVDF is encoded by the coding sequence ATGGCGCAGATCGAGAAGCAGCACGGCAAGGGCTCGGTCATGCGCCTCGGTGACGAGGAGCGGCCGCCGATCCAGGTGATCCCCACCGGCGCCATCGCCCTCGACGTCGCGCTGGGCGTGGGTGGCCTGCCCCGCGGACGCGTGGTGGAGATCTACGGCCCGGAGTCCAGCGGCAAGACGACGGTCGCGCTCCATGCCGTGGCCAGCGCCCAGAAGGCTGGCGGCATCGCGGCCTTCATCGACGCCGAGCACGCGCTGGATCCGGAGTACGCCAAGAAGCTGGGTGTGGACACCGACGCGCTGCTGGTCAGCCAGCCGGACACCGGCGAGCAGGCGCTGGAGATCGCCGACATGCTGATCCGGTCCGGCGCCCTGGACATCATCGTCATCGATTCGGTCGCCGCCCTGGTCCCGCGCGCGGAGATCGAGGGCGAGATGGGTGACAGCCACGTCGGTCTGCAGGCCCGGCTGATGAGCCAGGCGCTGCGCAAGATCACCGGCGCGCTGAGCTCCACCGGCACGACCGCGATCTTCATCAACCAGCTGCGCGAGAAGATCGGCGTGATGTTCGGCTCCCCGGAGACCACCACCGGTGGCAAGGCGCTGAAGTTCTACGCCTCGGTGCGCATCGACGTGCGCCGCATCGAGACCCTCAAGGACGGCACCGACGCGGTCGGCAACCGCACCCGCGCCAAGATCGTCAAGAACAAGGTGTCCCCGCCGTTCAAGCAGGCGGAGTTCGACATCCTCTACGGCCACGGGATCTCCCGAGAGGGTGGCCTGATCGACATGGGCGTGGAGCACGGCTTCGTGCGCAAGTCGGGCGCCTGGTACACCTACGAGGGCGAGCAGATGGGGCAGGGCAAGGAGAACGCCCGACAGTTCCTCAAGGACAACCCCGACCTGGCCGACGAGATCGACCGCAAGATCAAGACCAAGCTCGGGATCGGCGTCCCGACGCCCACCGACGACCTCCCGGCCGGGGTGGACCCGGTCACCGGTGAGGTCTCGGTCGACTTCTGA
- a CDS encoding aspartate kinase, giving the protein MALLVMKFGGSSVTDAEAMRRVAQRVVAVHRAGAQVAVVVSAMGDTTDDLLDLAGQLSPGTPPERELDMLLSAGERISMALLAMAIQQLGVPAKSFTGAQAGMRTDTAHGRARLLDVQPERVRRTLDDGAVAIVAGFQGISTDDDITTLGRGGSDTTAVALAAALGADVCEIYTDVDGLYTADPRIVPSARRVTRITIEETLEMAAHGAKILHLRAVEYARRFTVPLHVRSSFSDKEGTWILVGRPLTEDTMEDPLISGIAHDRRLAKITAVGIPDRPGVAAAVIEAVARAGVAIDMIVQNVSTSQADTSDLSFTLPEEDGPTAVAAVRRLQESMGFADVLYTSHVGKLSLIGAGMRSNPSVAARLFSALADAGVNIEMISTSEIRISVICDQADLDQAVRAVHTAFDLDAEEDAVVYGGTGR; this is encoded by the coding sequence ATGGCTCTGCTCGTGATGAAGTTCGGTGGCTCCTCGGTCACCGACGCCGAGGCGATGCGCCGCGTGGCCCAGCGGGTCGTGGCCGTGCACCGCGCCGGTGCGCAGGTCGCGGTCGTGGTCTCGGCCATGGGAGACACCACCGACGACCTGCTGGACCTGGCCGGGCAGCTCTCCCCCGGCACCCCGCCAGAGCGCGAGCTGGACATGCTGCTGTCCGCGGGCGAGCGGATCTCGATGGCCCTGCTGGCGATGGCGATCCAGCAGCTCGGCGTCCCCGCCAAGAGCTTCACCGGCGCCCAGGCCGGTATGCGCACCGACACCGCGCACGGCCGGGCCCGGCTGCTCGACGTGCAGCCGGAGCGGGTGCGACGCACCCTCGACGACGGCGCGGTGGCCATCGTCGCCGGCTTCCAGGGCATCTCCACCGACGACGACATCACCACCCTGGGCCGGGGCGGCTCGGACACCACCGCGGTCGCCCTGGCGGCGGCGTTGGGGGCCGACGTGTGCGAGATCTACACCGACGTCGACGGCCTCTACACCGCCGACCCGCGCATCGTCCCCTCCGCCCGCCGGGTCACCAGGATCACCATCGAGGAGACCCTGGAGATGGCGGCGCACGGCGCCAAGATCCTGCACCTGCGGGCCGTCGAGTACGCCCGCCGCTTCACCGTCCCGCTTCACGTGCGCAGCTCCTTCTCCGACAAGGAGGGCACCTGGATCCTGGTCGGCCGACCCCTCACGGAGGACACCATGGAAGACCCGCTCATCTCCGGCATCGCCCACGACCGCCGGCTGGCCAAGATCACCGCGGTCGGGATCCCCGACCGTCCCGGGGTCGCCGCGGCGGTGATCGAGGCCGTCGCCCGCGCCGGCGTCGCGATCGACATGATCGTGCAGAACGTCTCGACCTCCCAGGCCGACACCTCGGACCTGTCCTTCACCCTCCCCGAGGAGGACGGCCCGACCGCGGTCGCGGCGGTGCGCCGCCTGCAGGAGTCGATGGGCTTCGCCGACGTCCTCTACACCAGCCACGTGGGCAAGCTGTCACTGATCGGGGCGGGCATGCGGTCCAACCCCTCGGTCGCGGCCCGGCTGTTCTCCGCGCTCGCCGACGCGGGCGTGAACATCGAGATGATCAGCACCTCCGAGATCCGTATCTCGGTCATCTGTGACCAGGCCGACCTGGACCAGGCGGTGCGGGCGGTGCACACGGCGTTCGACCTGGACGCCGAGGAAGATGCCGTGGTCTACGGCGGGACAGGACGGTGA
- a CDS encoding NYN domain-containing protein, giving the protein MDDEDRIALLIDYENLALGARDHLGAPFDLRPVADALAERGRVVTRRAYADWSYFDEDRRMLTRNHVELIEMTQRMGASRKNAADIKMAVDAIEMAYERDYITTFAICTGDSDFTPLVHKLRELNKRVIGFGVRDSTSTMLPPACDEFLFYDDLDGAPHGEVRGGEPSRGRRRGAGGGKGQKSRREGNGPAGPEVPREPVDRPVEEPLDEGTDEPVSHVLDQVDEVDEVDELEDTTELESPDLDVLVAQTVAGLQRGSGGAVTASVLKRTLLRKDSTFSEAAHGFRAFGELLEHLADRGIIALSAGPAKGDPEVTLPEGGRPEAFALLSEVVQEMDEGEGVPLSGLKDQLRARRPGFSEKPLGYGSFLQFCRGAAAAGVVDLERDGNAYLVHPFD; this is encoded by the coding sequence ATGGATGACGAGGATCGGATCGCGCTGCTCATCGACTACGAGAACCTGGCGCTGGGGGCCCGGGACCACCTCGGGGCACCCTTCGACCTCAGGCCGGTGGCGGACGCGCTGGCCGAGCGGGGCCGGGTGGTCACCCGACGGGCCTACGCAGACTGGTCCTACTTCGACGAGGACCGGCGGATGCTGACCCGCAACCATGTCGAGCTGATCGAGATGACGCAGCGGATGGGCGCCTCCCGCAAGAACGCCGCCGATATCAAGATGGCCGTCGACGCCATCGAGATGGCCTACGAGCGGGACTACATCACCACATTCGCCATCTGCACCGGCGACAGCGACTTCACCCCGCTGGTGCACAAGCTGCGCGAGCTCAACAAGCGGGTGATCGGCTTCGGGGTGCGCGACTCGACCTCCACCATGCTGCCGCCCGCCTGCGACGAGTTCCTCTTCTACGACGACCTCGACGGTGCCCCGCACGGCGAGGTCCGGGGCGGGGAACCGTCCCGGGGCCGGCGCCGCGGCGCCGGCGGCGGGAAGGGGCAGAAGTCGCGGCGGGAGGGGAACGGCCCGGCCGGGCCGGAGGTGCCTCGCGAGCCGGTGGACAGGCCGGTCGAGGAGCCGCTCGACGAGGGGACAGACGAGCCGGTAAGCCACGTGCTTGACCAGGTCGACGAGGTGGACGAGGTCGACGAGCTCGAGGACACCACCGAGCTGGAGAGCCCGGACCTGGACGTGCTCGTCGCGCAGACCGTGGCCGGGCTGCAACGCGGCTCCGGCGGCGCGGTGACGGCCTCCGTCCTCAAGCGCACCCTGCTGCGCAAGGACTCGACCTTCTCCGAGGCGGCCCACGGGTTCCGCGCGTTCGGCGAGCTCCTCGAGCACCTGGCCGACCGGGGCATCATCGCGCTCTCGGCAGGTCCGGCCAAGGGCGACCCGGAGGTGACCCTGCCCGAGGGGGGCCGGCCGGAGGCGTTCGCCCTGCTGTCCGAGGTCGTGCAGGAGATGGACGAGGGCGAGGGCGTGCCGCTCTCCGGGCTGAAGGACCAGCTGCGGGCGCGCCGCCCGGGCTTCTCCGAGAAACCCCTGGGCTACGGCTCCTTCCTGCAGTTCTGCCGGGGCGCCGCCGCGGCCGGTGTGGTGGACCTGGAGCGGGACGGCAACGCCTACCTCGTGCACCCGTTCGACTGA
- a CDS encoding AEC family transporter translates to MAAVLQGFSLIGVVVAVGWLLAHTRLLGVEAQRMLAVLTFRVGSPCLLFLVVAEADVQVVFSGFLVATVVAVAVTGAAYLLLARLLWRRTWTHTVMGGMSVTYVNSNNLGLPIAIYVLGDPAWAAPIVLLQLLVLQPLWLAALDASGGERISLARLLRSPFTNPLTIGSLLGLAVSLTGITLPSVVLDPVDLIAGLAIPCMLIAFGISLRLSPLPGRGGTATELLVAAGLKLALMPAVAVLVAGPVLGLDPQAVLAAGVMAALPTAQNVFVLAVAYGRGEQLARDVVFTTTLLAMPAMLVLVSVMPR, encoded by the coding sequence GTGGCCGCCGTCCTCCAGGGTTTCTCGCTCATCGGGGTCGTCGTGGCCGTCGGCTGGCTCCTGGCCCATACCCGGCTGCTGGGCGTCGAGGCCCAGCGGATGCTGGCCGTGCTCACCTTCCGGGTCGGCTCGCCCTGCCTGCTCTTCCTCGTCGTCGCCGAGGCCGACGTCCAGGTGGTCTTCTCCGGCTTCCTGGTCGCCACCGTGGTGGCCGTGGCGGTCACCGGAGCGGCCTACCTGCTGCTCGCCCGGCTGCTGTGGCGCCGCACCTGGACGCACACGGTCATGGGCGGGATGAGCGTGACCTACGTCAACTCCAACAACCTCGGCCTGCCGATCGCCATCTACGTCCTGGGCGACCCGGCCTGGGCCGCGCCCATCGTGCTGCTGCAGCTGCTCGTGCTGCAGCCGCTGTGGCTGGCCGCCCTGGACGCCAGCGGCGGGGAGCGCATCTCGCTGGCCCGGCTGCTGCGCTCGCCCTTCACCAACCCGCTGACCATCGGCTCGCTGCTGGGCCTGGCCGTCTCGCTCACCGGGATCACCCTGCCGTCGGTGGTGCTCGACCCGGTGGACCTCATCGCGGGGCTGGCGATCCCGTGCATGCTGATCGCCTTCGGTATCTCACTGCGGCTCTCTCCGCTGCCGGGCCGGGGCGGCACCGCGACCGAGCTGCTGGTGGCGGCCGGGCTCAAGCTGGCGCTCATGCCGGCCGTCGCCGTCCTGGTGGCCGGCCCGGTGCTGGGGCTGGACCCGCAGGCCGTCCTGGCTGCGGGCGTGATGGCCGCCCTGCCCACGGCGCAGAACGTCTTCGTCCTGGCCGTCGCCTACGGGCGCGGGGAGCAGCTGGCCCGCGACGTCGTCTTCACCACCACGCTGCTGGCCATGCCGGCCATGCTCGTCCTCGTCTCGGTGATGCCGCGGTGA
- a CDS encoding DUF3046 domain-containing protein, producing MRLSEFWALMEQEFGSGYAGVVARTQTLGSIGGRTVHEALEEGVPVRTIWEAVVRDTDVPPHHHWLADPEDRRA from the coding sequence ATGCGGCTGAGCGAGTTCTGGGCACTGATGGAGCAGGAGTTCGGCTCCGGGTATGCCGGGGTGGTCGCCCGCACCCAGACCCTGGGCTCGATCGGGGGACGGACCGTGCACGAGGCCCTGGAGGAGGGCGTGCCGGTCCGGACGATCTGGGAGGCGGTGGTGCGGGACACGGACGTGCCGCCCCACCACCACTGGCTCGCCGACCCCGAGGACCGCCGCGCCTGA
- a CDS encoding aspartate-semialdehyde dehydrogenase, with protein MPHEKKHLHLALVGATGQVGSVMRRLLADRSFPVASVRYLASARSAGTELPWDGSSSGIDGWDQPRQVVVEDVATADLSGIDIALFSAGGGASREHAGRFAEAGAVVVDNSSAWRMDDAVPLVVSEVNPDDLELAVRAGGPRIVANPNCTTMAAMPVLRPLHDAAGLQRLRVATYQAVSGSGVAGVSELGGQVRAGVEGEVPVEALAHDGAAVQLPDPSVYAAPIAFNVVPVAGDLVEDGETSEEVKLRSESRKILGIPALAVSGTCVRVPVFTGHSLAIHAEFAEPMTPAAATALLTDAPGVEVVDIPTPLAAAGQDGSLVGRIRVDQAVPDGRGLVLFVSSDNLRKGAALNAVQIAEVLLERDLV; from the coding sequence ATGCCGCACGAGAAGAAGCACCTGCACCTCGCCCTCGTGGGCGCGACGGGCCAGGTCGGCTCGGTCATGCGGCGGCTGCTCGCCGACCGCTCCTTCCCGGTCGCCTCGGTGCGCTACCTGGCCTCGGCCCGCTCGGCGGGCACCGAGCTGCCCTGGGACGGCTCCAGCAGCGGCATCGACGGCTGGGACCAGCCGCGGCAGGTCGTCGTCGAGGACGTGGCCACCGCGGACCTGAGCGGCATCGACATCGCCCTGTTCTCGGCCGGGGGCGGCGCCAGCCGCGAGCATGCCGGCCGCTTCGCCGAGGCGGGGGCCGTGGTCGTGGACAACTCCTCGGCCTGGCGGATGGACGACGCGGTGCCGCTGGTGGTCAGCGAGGTCAACCCCGACGACCTGGAGCTGGCCGTGCGCGCCGGTGGCCCCCGGATCGTCGCCAACCCCAACTGCACGACGATGGCCGCGATGCCGGTCCTGCGTCCGTTGCACGACGCCGCCGGTCTGCAACGGCTGCGGGTCGCGACCTACCAGGCGGTCTCCGGCTCCGGGGTGGCCGGGGTCAGCGAGCTCGGCGGCCAGGTCCGGGCGGGCGTCGAGGGCGAGGTGCCGGTCGAGGCGCTGGCACACGACGGGGCGGCCGTGCAGCTGCCTGACCCGTCGGTCTACGCCGCCCCGATCGCCTTCAACGTGGTGCCGGTCGCGGGCGACCTGGTCGAGGACGGCGAGACCTCCGAAGAGGTCAAGCTGCGGTCGGAGTCCCGCAAGATCCTGGGCATCCCCGCCCTGGCCGTCTCGGGGACCTGCGTGCGGGTCCCGGTCTTCACCGGGCACAGCCTGGCCATCCACGCCGAGTTCGCCGAGCCGATGACCCCCGCGGCGGCCACCGCCCTGCTGACCGACGCTCCCGGCGTCGAGGTCGTCGACATCCCGACGCCCCTGGCGGCGGCCGGTCAGGACGGCTCGCTGGTGGGCCGGATCCGGGTGGACCAGGCGGTCCCGGACGGGCGGGGTCTGGTGCTCTTCGTCAGCAGCGACAACCTGCGCAAGGGCGCGGCGCTCAACGCGGTGCAGATCGCCGAGGTGCTGCTGGAGCGCGACCTGGTCTGA